A genomic segment from Dietzia psychralcaliphila encodes:
- a CDS encoding dolichyl-phosphate-mannose--protein mannosyltransferase, with product MTSTPSVRSPGRPLPEPDTGPVDTTRDWIVTGVILVLAFVSRFWGLTSATDKGTPVFDEKHYAPQSFSIAQLGIEENPAYGLVVHPPVAKQIESLGGLLFGYTPLGWRFTAAICGVLVVLMVMRITRRLTRSTQLGLIAGLLLCLDGVTFVTSRIGMLDIYQVLFVTAAAGALLVDRDQMRGRMHRAALAGRLHLSDFGPRLGFRWWRFTAGVMLGLALGVKWSGLYFIAFFGLMTVAWDWALRSRYGVRRPLAGALIRDSVPAFITLVIWPALIHMFTWLPWFAGENSVYRHAVGSKVDDNWLPDSLQSWLYYQSSVLDFHSSLTTSAGNRHPWESKPWTWPMSLRPMLYYVEQGEDVTGCGQDSCVRAIMLLGTPAIWWLAVPVLGWAFWRAVICRDGRYAFPLVGYMAGYLPWFFQHDRQMYFFYASVMVPFFVMMVALVLGEIAGKSTDSPQRRTTGLGIVCLYLALVVANFIYMLPILSGMPITPTEWNEQLWLPSWR from the coding sequence GTGACCTCGACCCCAAGCGTGCGCTCCCCGGGCCGCCCGCTTCCGGAACCGGACACCGGGCCGGTCGACACCACCCGGGACTGGATCGTCACCGGCGTCATCCTGGTCCTGGCCTTCGTCTCACGCTTCTGGGGTCTGACCTCTGCCACGGACAAGGGCACACCGGTCTTCGACGAGAAGCACTACGCCCCCCAGTCGTTCAGCATCGCCCAGCTGGGAATCGAGGAGAACCCGGCCTACGGTCTGGTGGTCCACCCGCCCGTCGCCAAACAGATCGAGTCGCTCGGCGGGCTTCTCTTCGGCTACACGCCACTGGGCTGGCGGTTCACCGCGGCGATCTGTGGCGTGCTCGTGGTGCTCATGGTCATGCGGATCACCAGGCGGCTGACCCGGTCCACCCAGCTCGGTCTGATCGCGGGCCTCCTGCTGTGCCTGGACGGGGTCACCTTCGTGACCTCACGCATCGGCATGCTGGACATCTACCAGGTCCTGTTCGTCACCGCCGCCGCCGGCGCCCTGCTCGTCGACCGCGACCAGATGCGCGGCCGAATGCACCGCGCCGCGCTCGCCGGCCGGCTCCACCTGTCGGATTTCGGGCCGCGCCTCGGCTTCCGCTGGTGGCGGTTCACCGCCGGCGTCATGCTCGGGCTGGCCCTGGGTGTCAAGTGGTCCGGCCTGTACTTCATCGCCTTCTTCGGCCTCATGACCGTGGCCTGGGACTGGGCGTTGCGCAGTCGCTACGGGGTGCGGCGGCCCCTGGCGGGCGCGTTGATCCGGGATTCCGTCCCGGCCTTCATCACGCTGGTCATCTGGCCCGCGCTGATCCACATGTTCACCTGGCTGCCGTGGTTCGCCGGCGAGAACTCGGTGTACCGGCACGCGGTGGGTTCCAAGGTCGACGACAACTGGCTTCCCGATTCTCTCCAGTCGTGGCTCTACTACCAGTCGTCCGTGCTGGACTTCCACTCCTCGCTCACCACCTCGGCGGGCAACCGACACCCGTGGGAGTCCAAACCGTGGACCTGGCCGATGAGTCTGCGGCCGATGCTCTACTACGTCGAGCAGGGCGAGGACGTGACCGGCTGCGGCCAGGACTCGTGCGTCCGCGCCATCATGCTCCTGGGGACTCCCGCGATCTGGTGGCTCGCGGTCCCGGTGCTCGGCTGGGCGTTCTGGCGCGCGGTGATCTGCCGCGACGGCCGGTACGCGTTCCCGCTCGTCGGCTACATGGCGGGCTACCTGCCGTGGTTCTTCCAGCACGACCGCCAGATGTATTTCTTCTACGCCTCGGTGATGGTGCCGTTCTTCGTGATGATGGTGGCGCTGGTCCTGGGCGAGATCGCCGGCAAGTCCACCGACTCCCCACAGCGACGAACCACCGGCCTGGGGATCGTGTGTCTCTACCTGGCACTGGTGGTGGCCAACTTCATCTACATGCTGCCCATCCTGTCGGGGATGCCGATCACCCCGACGGAGTGGAACGAGCAACTCTGGCTGCCGTCCTGGCGCTGA
- a CDS encoding BCCT family transporter, with protein MSSANEQKSDPGTTPTTRPRADFAVIIPAAVIALIVVVWGLFYTVSFESAAGRAFDVVVHTVGWLFIVVATTVVAYTIYLAFSRFGGIRLGGDDEKPQYSTRSWIAMMFAAGMGIGLMFYGVSEPLTHFQTPPPGQEQQYDVAMATTAFHWTLHPWSMYAVVGLALALAAYRFKRGHLISQAFVPLIGEKRANGWIGKVLDIATVVATIFGTAASLGLGALQIRAGLNETGAVSGGGIALVVGVIVVLGLVFLASAASGIGNGIRILSNINLVLAISLALFVAIFSGALFFMLDLVPTTVGAYFSDFFDMASRTAVSENGEAAEWLSGWTVFYWAWWISWSPFVGMFLARISRGRTVREFIIGVVLIPSTLSVLWFSIFGGFALYLEDAGRSVFGDGALEPQLFNLLRELPLAPVLMVVAMVLIAVFFITSADSASIVMGGMAQHGVEEPSRWIVMLMGTFTAAVAIIMLVAGDGGGDALSSLQNMTIIAASPFVLVLIALCVSIHKSLSHDPAAENA; from the coding sequence ATGTCCAGTGCCAACGAACAGAAAAGTGACCCCGGGACCACGCCGACAACACGGCCACGCGCCGACTTCGCGGTAATCATCCCCGCCGCCGTGATCGCCCTGATCGTGGTGGTGTGGGGCTTGTTCTACACGGTCTCGTTCGAGAGCGCCGCGGGCAGGGCCTTCGACGTGGTGGTCCACACGGTGGGCTGGCTGTTCATCGTCGTGGCCACCACCGTCGTGGCCTACACCATCTACCTCGCGTTCTCCCGCTTCGGCGGCATCCGCCTGGGCGGCGATGACGAGAAGCCGCAGTACAGCACCCGGTCCTGGATCGCCATGATGTTCGCCGCCGGCATGGGCATCGGGCTCATGTTCTACGGCGTGTCCGAACCGCTCACCCACTTCCAGACCCCGCCCCCGGGCCAGGAGCAGCAGTACGACGTGGCCATGGCCACCACCGCCTTCCACTGGACCCTCCACCCGTGGTCCATGTACGCCGTGGTGGGGCTGGCGCTCGCGCTGGCCGCCTACCGTTTCAAGCGCGGCCACCTGATCTCGCAGGCGTTCGTCCCGCTCATCGGCGAGAAGCGGGCCAACGGATGGATTGGCAAGGTCCTGGACATCGCCACGGTCGTGGCCACCATCTTCGGCACCGCCGCCTCCCTGGGCCTCGGCGCGCTCCAGATCCGGGCCGGTCTCAACGAGACCGGCGCGGTCAGCGGCGGCGGCATCGCGCTCGTCGTGGGCGTCATCGTGGTGTTGGGCCTGGTGTTCCTCGCCTCGGCTGCCTCCGGCATCGGCAACGGCATCCGGATCCTGTCCAACATCAACCTGGTGTTGGCGATCTCGCTCGCCCTGTTCGTCGCGATCTTCTCCGGTGCGCTGTTCTTCATGCTCGACCTGGTCCCCACCACGGTCGGTGCGTACTTCTCCGACTTCTTCGACATGGCCTCCCGCACCGCGGTGAGCGAGAACGGCGAGGCGGCCGAGTGGCTGTCCGGCTGGACGGTCTTCTACTGGGCCTGGTGGATCTCCTGGTCGCCCTTCGTGGGCATGTTCCTCGCCCGGATCAGCCGGGGCCGCACGGTCCGCGAGTTCATCATCGGTGTGGTCCTGATCCCCAGCACCCTGTCGGTGCTGTGGTTCTCGATCTTCGGCGGGTTCGCCCTGTACCTCGAGGACGCCGGGCGGAGCGTCTTCGGTGACGGCGCTCTCGAACCCCAGCTGTTCAACCTGCTCCGCGAACTGCCCCTCGCGCCGGTGCTGATGGTGGTCGCCATGGTGCTCATCGCCGTCTTCTTCATCACCTCGGCCGACTCGGCGTCGATCGTCATGGGCGGAATGGCCCAGCACGGCGTCGAGGAGCCGTCCCGGTGGATCGTCATGCTGATGGGTACCTTCACGGCCGCGGTCGCGATCATCATGCTCGTGGCCGGCGACGGTGGCGGTGACGCGCTGTCGAGTCTGCAGAACATGACCATCATCGCGGCGTCGCCGTTCGTCCTGGTGCTGATAGCCCTGTGCGTGTCGATCCACAAGTCGCTCTCGCACGATCCGGCGGCCGAGAACGCCTGA
- a CDS encoding DoxX family protein has protein sequence MDTLNDAAILLARIGLGAVFVAHGWQKFFTLGLGRVGEQFAGYGIPQPEVTAAIVAGVELIAGIALIAGILTPLAGILLAVDMAGALYFVHATNGPFVTQNGWELVVALGVGVLLVAAVGAGRFSIDRALGG, from the coding sequence ATGGACACCCTCAACGACGCCGCCATCCTGCTGGCCCGGATCGGGCTCGGGGCGGTGTTCGTGGCCCACGGGTGGCAGAAGTTCTTCACGCTGGGACTGGGCCGGGTGGGGGAGCAGTTCGCCGGCTACGGCATCCCGCAGCCCGAGGTCACCGCCGCGATCGTCGCGGGGGTCGAGCTGATCGCCGGGATCGCGCTCATCGCGGGCATCCTCACGCCCTTGGCCGGGATCCTGCTGGCCGTGGACATGGCGGGCGCTCTGTATTTCGTCCACGCCACCAACGGTCCCTTCGTCACCCAGAACGGTTGGGAGCTCGTGGTGGCGCTGGGGGTGGGCGTGTTACTCGTCGCCGCGGTCGGGGCGGGCCGGTTCAGCATCGACAGGGCGCTGGGAGGGTGA
- a CDS encoding SDR family oxidoreductase, whose translation MSRRRITDYRGKTCVVTGAASGIGRAVAIRLAGEGARLVLTDRDAAGLETAAQACRDEGAAVLVSEVLNITEYEAVREFGESVSATHGAPHAVFHVAGNSAWGRPDLLEHRVWRSMVEVNLMGTIHVIEAFIPAMMAARRPAALVMVSSAAGLLGLPWHAAYSAAKFGIRGIAEVLRFDLAPYGIGVHLVCPGGVDTPLVETVEIAGVDRSDPEVAKTVDQFRRHAVTPEVAAEKTLEGVRKGRYIVYTSPDIRLGFAAQKFAPPLYMLAMKFLSRRINKAGEGILP comes from the coding sequence ATGTCGAGGCGACGGATCACCGACTATCGCGGAAAGACCTGTGTGGTCACCGGCGCGGCCAGCGGGATCGGCCGCGCCGTGGCGATCCGGTTGGCGGGCGAGGGTGCCCGGCTGGTGCTGACGGACCGCGATGCCGCCGGGTTGGAGACCGCTGCGCAGGCCTGCCGGGACGAGGGCGCCGCGGTGCTGGTCTCCGAGGTCCTGAACATCACCGAGTACGAGGCGGTGCGGGAGTTCGGCGAGAGCGTGAGTGCCACGCACGGTGCCCCGCACGCGGTCTTCCACGTCGCGGGCAACTCGGCCTGGGGCCGGCCTGACCTGCTCGAACACCGCGTGTGGCGGTCCATGGTCGAGGTCAACCTCATGGGCACCATCCACGTGATCGAGGCGTTCATCCCGGCGATGATGGCCGCCAGGCGGCCCGCGGCGTTGGTCATGGTCTCGTCCGCCGCCGGTCTGCTGGGTCTGCCGTGGCACGCCGCCTACAGCGCCGCCAAGTTCGGCATACGTGGCATCGCCGAGGTGCTGCGGTTCGATCTGGCGCCGTACGGGATCGGTGTGCACCTGGTCTGCCCGGGAGGCGTGGACACCCCGTTGGTGGAGACCGTCGAGATCGCGGGCGTGGACCGCTCGGACCCCGAGGTGGCCAAGACCGTGGACCAGTTCCGGCGCCACGCCGTCACCCCGGAGGTCGCGGCCGAGAAGACGCTCGAGGGCGTGCGTAAGGGCCGCTACATCGTCTACACCTCGCCGGACATCCGACTGGGCTTCGCCGCCCAGAAATTCGCCCCGCCCCTCTACATGCTCGCGATGAAGTTCCTGAGCCGTCGCATCAACAAGGCCGGCGAGGGAATCCTCCCGTGA
- a CDS encoding DMT family transporter: MKTDVGGKWLFLAAAIALEVAGSLSLKGALTTPALYAMVAVGYVGAFAFLALTLRAGVPLGVAYGIWGASGVALTAGLSSLIYHEPLTPLMVAGIAVIIAGVLCVELGSQRARARAEGTG, from the coding sequence ATGAAGACCGATGTGGGCGGCAAGTGGCTGTTCCTCGCCGCAGCGATCGCACTCGAGGTGGCGGGCTCGCTCTCGCTGAAGGGAGCGCTCACGACGCCCGCGCTGTACGCGATGGTGGCCGTCGGGTACGTGGGCGCGTTCGCCTTCCTCGCTCTGACCCTTCGGGCGGGCGTCCCGCTCGGGGTGGCGTACGGCATCTGGGGGGCATCCGGCGTCGCGCTGACCGCGGGCCTGTCGTCCCTGATCTACCACGAGCCGCTGACCCCGCTGATGGTCGCCGGCATCGCGGTGATCATCGCCGGGGTGTTGTGCGTCGAACTGGGATCCCAGCGCGCCCGGGCACGCGCTGAGGGGACCGGCTGA
- a CDS encoding SelT/SelW/SelH family protein: MPSPRIAITFCTQCRWMLRAQWYAGELLQTFEGEIGEVALVPATGGTFRIDVDDEQVWNRKRDGGFPEITELKRAVRDLVAPGKSLGHADRVAPADDQHGSAHTDRRPGSG; encoded by the coding sequence ATGCCATCCCCTCGGATCGCCATCACCTTCTGCACGCAGTGCCGGTGGATGCTTCGGGCCCAGTGGTACGCGGGCGAGCTGCTCCAGACCTTCGAGGGTGAGATCGGAGAGGTCGCCCTGGTGCCGGCGACCGGCGGCACGTTCCGCATCGACGTCGACGACGAGCAGGTCTGGAATCGCAAGAGGGACGGCGGATTCCCCGAGATCACCGAGCTGAAGCGAGCCGTACGAGACCTCGTGGCACCGGGGAAGTCACTCGGCCACGCCGACCGGGTCGCGCCCGCCGACGATCAGCACGGATCCGCCCACACGGATCGGCGCCCGGGATCCGGATAG
- a CDS encoding NADH:flavin oxidoreductase, whose translation MTLAPGSPVPDVFSPAKIGNVTLRNRIVKAATFEGRCPEGRVTDELIEFHAEYARGGVGMTTVAYLATSPEGRTDRHQYHWGMDDGGMLRKLTDTVHAEGAAVSAQVGHAGAVANSTSNKMPAMGPSRIPAPTGMSLTKACTEADIDRIVEDHVRAARGAAEAGFDAIEVHFGHNYLVSEFLSPKLNKRKDAYGGSLENRARFARRIGRAVRDAMGDRIAVTIKLNMDDGVPGGFWIDEAVQVARWIEEDGSADALVMTVGSSLLNPIYLFKGDAPLHEFAATQPPVIKLGMKVVGPRMFKEYPYTDAYMLDDARQIREAVSLPMMLLGGIVDRPSIDKAMSAGFEFVAMGRGLLREPDLPNKLMADDRRRSLCVHCNRCMATIYSGSRCVLRDYVPPIPARG comes from the coding sequence ATGACCCTCGCACCCGGTAGCCCTGTCCCCGACGTCTTCAGTCCGGCGAAGATCGGAAACGTGACGCTGCGCAACCGCATCGTCAAGGCGGCGACGTTCGAGGGCCGCTGCCCCGAGGGTCGGGTCACCGACGAGCTCATCGAGTTCCACGCCGAATACGCCCGCGGCGGCGTCGGCATGACGACCGTCGCCTACCTGGCCACCTCGCCGGAGGGCCGCACCGACCGGCACCAGTACCACTGGGGCATGGACGACGGAGGCATGCTGCGCAAGCTCACCGACACCGTGCACGCCGAGGGAGCGGCCGTCTCCGCGCAGGTCGGCCACGCGGGCGCCGTGGCCAACTCCACCTCCAACAAGATGCCGGCGATGGGGCCGTCCCGGATCCCGGCCCCCACGGGCATGTCGTTGACCAAGGCCTGCACCGAGGCGGACATCGACCGGATCGTGGAGGACCACGTCCGCGCAGCCCGCGGTGCGGCGGAGGCCGGGTTCGACGCCATCGAGGTGCACTTCGGGCACAACTACCTGGTGAGCGAGTTCCTCAGCCCCAAGCTCAACAAGCGCAAAGACGCCTACGGCGGGTCCCTCGAGAACCGCGCGCGGTTCGCCCGACGCATCGGCCGCGCCGTCCGCGACGCGATGGGCGACCGGATCGCGGTGACCATCAAGCTCAACATGGACGACGGCGTGCCCGGCGGCTTCTGGATCGACGAGGCCGTGCAGGTGGCCAGGTGGATCGAGGAGGACGGCTCGGCGGATGCTCTGGTGATGACCGTGGGCAGCTCACTGCTCAACCCGATCTACCTCTTCAAGGGCGACGCGCCGCTGCACGAGTTCGCCGCCACCCAGCCGCCGGTCATCAAGCTGGGTATGAAGGTCGTCGGCCCCAGGATGTTCAAGGAGTACCCCTACACGGACGCCTACATGCTCGACGACGCCCGTCAGATCCGCGAGGCCGTCAGCCTGCCGATGATGCTGCTCGGCGGGATAGTCGACCGTCCGTCGATCGACAAGGCGATGAGCGCCGGCTTCGAGTTCGTGGCCATGGGCCGGGGCCTGCTGCGCGAGCCGGACCTGCCCAACAAGCTGATGGCCGACGACCGTCGCCGTTCCCTGTGCGTGCACTGCAACCGCTGCATGGCCACGATCTACAGCGGGAGCCGCTGCGTCCTGCGCGACTACGTGCCGCCCATCCCGGCGCGCGGGTGA
- a CDS encoding aminodeoxychorismate synthase component I encodes MPDRLIAVPELLRALRDRARSLGLAPPAAFLGDWRDRRAVVVPSVDLRPVAQEAAFAESDHLVVVYRSFPDTVPGAAPPLPAAVRGEASGWLTLEADGRWSRHGDAPDPEQVVRDHGRGRRHDRAAAGHNNDDHDGNDGNDNTDREAGRLPDWAAPDRAAHRAAVSDCLEAIRAGEVYQACLSTRLHGTLRADPLETFLAITGHAPAARSAYLEGPWGAVLGFSPEEYLVRRGQVVRSSPIKGTLSADRDPALLLQSAKDIAENIMIVDLVRNDLGRVADVGSVTVTDLLAIRPAPGVHHLVSTVTARTTADNTALVEATFPPASVTGTPKSRARELIAGWVPVSRGLHCGAYGFALGRDLELAVAIRTLEATHDGRVELGVGGGITIDSDPDAEWDECVHKAAFTWGGGPAPWGPG; translated from the coding sequence GTGCCCGACCGTCTGATAGCCGTCCCGGAACTGCTGCGCGCGTTGCGCGACCGGGCGCGGTCACTGGGACTCGCGCCCCCGGCCGCCTTCCTCGGCGACTGGCGGGACCGTCGTGCCGTGGTGGTCCCGTCGGTCGACCTCCGGCCCGTGGCGCAGGAGGCGGCGTTCGCGGAGAGCGACCACCTCGTCGTCGTCTACCGGTCCTTCCCCGACACCGTGCCCGGCGCCGCTCCCCCGCTCCCGGCCGCGGTGCGCGGCGAGGCCTCCGGGTGGCTCACACTCGAGGCCGACGGCCGGTGGTCACGCCACGGCGACGCCCCCGACCCGGAGCAGGTGGTGCGCGACCACGGTCGCGGCCGCCGACACGACCGCGCCGCCGCCGGACACAACAACGACGACCACGACGGCAACGACGGCAACGACAACACCGACAGGGAGGCCGGCCGTCTCCCGGACTGGGCTGCCCCGGACCGCGCCGCGCACCGCGCGGCCGTCTCGGATTGTCTCGAGGCGATCCGCGCCGGCGAGGTCTACCAGGCCTGTCTGAGCACGAGGCTGCACGGCACGCTCCGCGCGGACCCGCTCGAGACTTTCCTCGCGATCACCGGCCACGCCCCCGCCGCCCGCTCCGCCTACCTCGAGGGCCCGTGGGGGGCCGTGCTCGGCTTCTCGCCGGAGGAGTACCTGGTGCGCCGCGGCCAGGTGGTCCGGTCCAGCCCCATCAAGGGCACACTCTCGGCGGACCGGGACCCGGCTCTGCTGTTGCAGTCCGCCAAGGACATCGCGGAGAACATCATGATCGTCGACCTGGTCCGCAACGACCTCGGACGCGTGGCCGACGTCGGGTCGGTGACCGTGACGGACCTGCTCGCCATCCGCCCGGCACCGGGCGTGCACCACCTGGTCTCCACCGTCACCGCCCGCACGACCGCGGACAACACCGCACTGGTGGAGGCCACCTTCCCGCCCGCCTCGGTGACCGGGACCCCCAAGTCCCGGGCCCGGGAGCTCATCGCCGGGTGGGTACCGGTCTCGCGGGGTCTGCACTGCGGGGCGTACGGCTTCGCCCTGGGACGGGACCTCGAGCTCGCCGTGGCCATCCGCACCCTGGAGGCCACCCACGACGGCCGGGTGGAGCTGGGCGTGGGCGGCGGCATCACCATCGACTCCGACCCCGACGCCGAGTGGGACGAGTGCGTGCACAAGGCCGCCTTCACCTGGGGTGGCGGACCGGCGCCGTGGGGGCCGGGCTGA
- a CDS encoding MFS transporter, with protein sequence MATRASEGDGVPEVPSTVQRYIDETPQWRDGTPAGAGGMTSMQSRIWWLASAGKFFEGLIVFLIGVALPLITAYWSLSTVETGLLTAAPLAGIMVGATALGGLSDRFGRRQMFLIEMVLFTLFVLGATVAPGFVVFLICLLGMGIALGCDYPTAHTMISETQSTASRGQKVLSAFAFQAVGAVAGTLVGVAILTNTDSLDSWRLMFGVVVVPAALVAVGRLFIVQSPHWLANVGRVDEAQVELKKLLDRTPRYPSVVSLATERSTEAAEGQKLGSLFRRPWRRSTILASVPWFLQDLGTYGIGIFTPTIIATTLGDVDHNASSSSAIIHNDLLGAEGAAFIDTFLLVGIVVAILLVNRLGRMRLQIIGFVGCAVGLAIAAASTYATGTVQTVLIFGGFILFQFMTNLGPNSMTYVVAGEVFPTSLRGMGAGMAASFAKVGAVLTSFLFPILLVSWGTSTVLAILVGTSLLGAVITWTFRIETTGKSVEDIDSMFGDEHPGPPELAARN encoded by the coding sequence ATGGCGACACGCGCGAGTGAGGGCGACGGCGTTCCCGAGGTCCCGTCGACGGTGCAGCGATATATCGACGAGACCCCGCAGTGGCGCGACGGCACCCCGGCGGGTGCGGGCGGCATGACGAGCATGCAGAGCAGGATCTGGTGGCTCGCCTCCGCGGGCAAGTTCTTCGAGGGCCTGATCGTGTTCCTCATCGGTGTCGCCCTGCCGCTCATCACCGCCTACTGGTCCCTCTCGACGGTCGAGACCGGCCTCCTCACCGCGGCACCCCTCGCGGGCATCATGGTCGGCGCGACCGCGCTCGGCGGGCTGTCGGACCGGTTCGGTCGACGGCAGATGTTTCTCATCGAGATGGTGCTGTTCACCCTGTTCGTCCTGGGCGCGACGGTGGCGCCGGGATTCGTCGTCTTCCTGATCTGTCTACTCGGAATGGGCATCGCTCTCGGTTGCGACTACCCCACCGCGCACACGATGATCTCCGAGACACAGTCGACGGCGTCCCGGGGGCAAAAGGTCCTGTCGGCGTTCGCGTTCCAGGCGGTGGGCGCCGTGGCGGGCACGCTTGTCGGCGTCGCGATCCTCACCAACACCGACTCGCTCGATTCCTGGCGACTGATGTTCGGCGTCGTGGTGGTGCCGGCGGCACTCGTGGCCGTCGGCCGACTGTTCATCGTGCAGAGCCCGCACTGGCTCGCGAACGTCGGCCGGGTCGACGAGGCCCAGGTCGAACTCAAGAAGCTGCTCGACCGCACCCCCCGGTACCCCTCGGTGGTCTCGCTGGCAACGGAACGCAGCACGGAAGCGGCCGAGGGGCAGAAGCTTGGATCGCTGTTCCGCAGACCGTGGCGCAGATCGACGATCCTGGCGTCCGTTCCGTGGTTCCTGCAGGATCTCGGCACCTACGGAATCGGCATCTTCACGCCGACGATCATCGCGACCACTCTCGGGGATGTCGACCACAACGCCTCGTCGTCGTCGGCGATCATCCACAACGACCTGCTCGGCGCCGAGGGGGCCGCCTTCATCGACACCTTCCTCCTGGTCGGCATCGTGGTGGCCATCCTGCTCGTCAACCGACTGGGCCGCATGCGCTTGCAGATCATCGGGTTCGTCGGGTGCGCAGTCGGACTGGCGATCGCGGCGGCGTCGACGTACGCCACCGGGACGGTGCAGACCGTGCTCATCTTCGGCGGATTCATCCTGTTCCAGTTCATGACCAACCTCGGCCCCAACTCGATGACCTACGTCGTGGCCGGGGAGGTGTTCCCCACCTCTCTCCGCGGCATGGGGGCCGGCATGGCGGCCTCCTTCGCGAAGGTCGGCGCGGTGCTCACCTCGTTCCTGTTCCCGATTCTCCTCGTCTCGTGGGGCACCAGCACGGTGCTGGCGATTCTCGTGGGTACCTCACTGCTCGGCGCCGTCATCACCTGGACGTTCCGGATCGAGACCACCGGCAAGAGCGTCGAGGACATCGACTCGATGTTCGGCGACGAGCACCCGGGGCCACCCGAGCTCGCCGCGCGGAACTGA
- a CDS encoding DMT family transporter has product MAWAYLAVAICCELAATLSLRMAVDNARWYAAVVPGYLVAFVFLSLALAEGMPLGVAYGIWTAAGVALAAVLSRLLFREPLTPLMGAGIVLIAGGVLLVELGAGA; this is encoded by the coding sequence ATGGCCTGGGCCTACCTCGCCGTCGCGATCTGCTGTGAACTCGCCGCGACGCTCTCGCTCCGCATGGCCGTCGACAACGCGCGGTGGTACGCCGCCGTCGTCCCCGGCTACCTGGTGGCCTTCGTCTTCCTCTCTCTGGCCCTGGCCGAGGGGATGCCACTTGGGGTCGCCTACGGTATCTGGACTGCCGCCGGCGTGGCCCTGGCCGCGGTCCTGAGCAGGCTGCTCTTCCGCGAACCCCTCACGCCGTTGATGGGGGCCGGGATCGTGCTGATCGCCGGCGGGGTCCTGCTCGTGGAACTGGGCGCGGGCGCCTGA
- the rsmI gene encoding 16S rRNA (cytidine(1402)-2'-O)-methyltransferase: protein MTSGRVVLAATPIGNPGDASTRLRDLLATADVVAAEDTRRLRGLATALGITIPGRVMSFYEHNEAGRVPQLLDLVRAGDVVAVVTDAGMPAVSDPGYSLVIACIEAGLAVTCLPGPSAVTTALVLSGLPVDRFCFDGFPPRRAGRRRTWLARLAAEERTCVFFESPHRLADTLSDAAAVLGADRRAAVCRELTKTYEEVLRGTLGELAERTAGGVLGEIVVVIEGADSADSSATTEDLVEIVEERVEAGERLKDACAAVAEGSSMTKRDLYQAVIDARTADETADETADETAEDTADE from the coding sequence ATGACGTCCGGACGTGTCGTGTTGGCCGCCACCCCCATCGGGAACCCGGGCGACGCCTCCACCCGACTCCGGGATCTTCTGGCCACCGCCGACGTGGTGGCCGCGGAGGACACCCGGCGCCTGCGTGGGCTCGCGACCGCGCTCGGGATCACGATCCCGGGCCGGGTCATGAGCTTCTACGAGCACAACGAGGCCGGCCGCGTGCCGCAGCTCCTGGACCTGGTCCGCGCCGGTGACGTGGTGGCCGTGGTGACCGACGCCGGGATGCCCGCGGTGTCGGATCCGGGGTACTCGCTGGTGATCGCGTGCATCGAGGCCGGACTCGCGGTGACCTGTCTACCCGGCCCGTCGGCGGTGACCACGGCGTTGGTTCTGAGCGGGTTGCCGGTGGACCGGTTCTGCTTCGACGGTTTCCCGCCGCGCCGCGCGGGCCGCCGCCGGACCTGGCTGGCGCGCCTGGCCGCCGAGGAGCGCACGTGCGTGTTCTTCGAGTCGCCGCACCGGCTCGCCGACACGCTCTCCGACGCCGCCGCGGTGTTGGGTGCCGACCGACGCGCGGCCGTGTGTCGCGAGCTCACCAAGACCTACGAGGAGGTCCTGCGGGGCACCCTCGGCGAGCTGGCGGAACGGACGGCCGGCGGGGTGCTCGGGGAGATCGTGGTGGTGATCGAGGGGGCGGACTCCGCCGACTCCTCCGCCACTACGGAGGACCTGGTCGAGATCGTCGAGGAACGGGTCGAGGCCGGCGAGCGGCTCAAGGACGCGTGCGCGGCGGTCGCCGAGGGGTCGTCGATGACCAAGCGGGACCTCTACCAGGCGGTGATCGACGCGCGCACGGCCGACGAGACGGCCGACGAGACGGCCGACGAGACGGCTGAGGACACCGCTGACGAGTAG